The Belonocnema kinseyi isolate 2016_QV_RU_SX_M_011 chromosome 2, B_treatae_v1, whole genome shotgun sequence nucleotide sequence gttctaCGTCGCTATGATCAAGAATGGTCATCGAAACTCGGACAAGGTCAAATACATACTCTTACATTCCTAATGGAAAAAAATCCTCttgaaaacaaagtaaataattttattatgaattttaaaaacttcaaaattaaactactttcttgaacattcttcttttttttggctaaaaaatttttctctttttggttggaaattcctcgtcttttattaaaaatgaaatttttgttaaaaattcaactatttaattgaaaatggaactgtttttggttgtagtttaattttctacgtttaaaaattcgatcatttggttgaaaattcatttttgtagttttatctggtttttagattaattttattttaagacgattgtcaaaaatgttctaaattcttaaaatattatttatcaattagGGGTAACCCAAGAgagtatgaaaataaaataaaaactaagagATCAAGAAAGCTATTTTAAGTGCAGATGAATTTTGCACGTTTCTAAAGGTCGCGTGACAAGACTTTCTACTAATTTTAAGGAAGTATAGAATCTGTCCAAACTTTGCAAGcaacaaatttaactaaaaataggggcagaatatatttaataaaaactcgattttttagtttgattattttagtttttaatttgacCTTTTATTTagatgttaagaataataaaaattcgaaattggaataaaattataataaaatatgaattgaatattcaattgctATAGATACACTGTAAAACGCCGATCCTTAAAAGTATGCCGATTTGGTGTAGTTTTGAGTTGCAATATTTTtgagaaacaaaaacaaatgaagaCACAATTAAAATTGTCGTCAAGGATTACGATATGCGTGATGACAAAGTCTTAATAGAtgattgccaaaaagttgacCATTTTAAGTCCCAATAATTGTCCAATTATcctttaaatagtaaaaatatgtaaaatgtcTTGTTACGAAATGTTGCAACCtacacatttaaaatgaaaaattacttaacaattttaacaacATTCTTAAACTATTCGTAATTCAGACTTGAATTGATAATTGCTTTCTTATAAAGGGAAGtttcaaataacctaaattttcaaataaactttttttaaatattgcgatATAATTCGACCCCAGGAGACTACATCTTGAAAACTGAAAGACCTGATCATTAAACTTGGACGAATTGGATTTTTGAATAATAGCCAGGTCTGATAGGATTTTGAGCTAAATTGACCatttagaaatagttttttttagtttagatattttcaaaaaatttaccttatttatacaaaaaaaatttatacttaaaatacagtagtacgatattttatgtatttgttcgcgtcttcgagatgcaTCAATCGACCTAATGTTGAAACCTTCTTAACCTCACAGTACcgatttacgaaattaaaaaatatatatattttttttttttatatgagaaaACCTTTGTTCATATTAGGAATACTACAGTACTCTAGCTTACATATTTGTTCCCGTTATCGAGACATGTTGGATGATATATTCACGTACGATCCATGACCTCTCATAATCCAGAAATAcggatttataaattttaaaacaatatttgttaTGTTCTTGTTACGAGAAATACTTTCTGATAATATTGGGAATACATCTGAACATCCCATACCTTAGCATTCATCCCCACCTCACACTTTGCAACACCTCCCGCCCCATCCATCACTGTACCTTCCACCACTTCCCAATCACTCTCATCACTTCCCTCACTACCCAGTCCCttcacaaaaatgcatttttctcgtGAACggctgatttattatttttttatttttttgcgggGATCATATTTTAGAGTGGcaccttcaatttttttaatatccttaagttgtcaaatttaaccatttttcctCTCGAAAATTGTCTCATTGGTGTTAAGTTTATCACcacatgtattttgtttttaaaaatcggttatcttgttttccagaaaaactagtattttatttttattttcccctcCATAACTTCAAAAGAAGGCTATCTCGAGGTGACTGTTTTGGGAAATTTCATTtcattgaattattatatttaatgacAAAAATGCGCAGAAGATAATAAGCGAAAAGCGCTTTGCAAGATGATCATATAACTGGTTTTAAAACAAATGAGGTTTTTATCTATGAAGTTCACTCTAATTAATTTGGGCAAAAATTATGTTAAAGTAGacaacttagaaatattttttattggaaacgtTGCTctaaaacataacctaaaaaaaattttaattgtattttggattaggtttttcctttaaaattagttGATCCATTCAcggaaaaaaaatcttgagggtgattctgaaaatattaattgtgaACTTTCTTCCatcagaaaaaactgaaaaaaatgaaattttaatattgatataTCGCCCTAGGATCTTTCAcgctaattttttttcgtaaaatttagaaatttgcgAGTTGAAAATATATCCCGGAAGCGTAACTTTGGTGGATCACTGAActatgaaaaaaggaaaagagctCAGGATTATTCGTTCAATGACTTGGGAATAACTTGGGACTcccttatttttattaactttttttattgacgaCATCCTTCCTCACGCGACTCTcaacttaattaatattttagaacaGCTAGCGAAATGCATTTAATCACTCCGAATCCAGTTTTTTGCCAATTTATGTTTCCAAGTCTCGTTTTAGTATTCTGACTCCTCCAATGCTGCCACAAAGGTGAGTTCAGgactattttaatcaaatttaaatcatgACATTTACACATTTCTGCAAAGGTTGTCCCCTGgcaatttttagtataaataaagcGTTTTTGTTCCGTATTTTCAGTCAGTCAAAACATTTGCTCCAGTCAACATGAAATTCCTTGTAAGTTATTTTTCAAGTTACTAAATCAGGATATTAAGTAATACAATGAAAAAGCCacgtttgtaaacaaaaaatcataataaataataaaaataacaaaatcctattatttttagttaaaaagtatagtttaatattttgaCTATATATGtgttgttttgtcgaaaattctactatttgatttaaaatttaattattttgttgaaaatggtactattttttttttatagtcatttttgctaaaaatgcaacgtcttttaattttaacttcagcTGGTTAAAAGTacgtttttctatttttgaaacaacttttttattgaaaatttgacgattccatttttgggtaagaaaatatctttttgattcgaaaattcaaattcttttaaattcattctatagtttaattcaactggattaaaaattgtctttttgtagaaaattagccttttatggtaaaaaagtcttctttcttgaattaaaataaactttttggttgaaaattctacttttcaggttaaaatatcAGCCGTGTTCTAATGAactcttctttttggcttgaaaattccagtgTTTTCGTTTgaatgttaatcttttttgttataaaattcgactatttggttataaatgcatcTCTTCAGGTTGGGAATTCCACTATATTGATAAggtcatcttttttcttgaaattttaattcttttatttaaaagtcgtccttttgaattaaaaattcaactgtttcgttaaaatataattttttgttgctgaaactttgttttgatttcaaattcatatttttgttaaaaaatcttgtttggttgaaaattcaactattgtgttgaacatgaaatatattttttgacttgtagttttagaaatttaaagcatttcatattaaatttaatatcgtacatagattaattttgttggaaagaaTGCACCCCCTTTTACACTTAACTGCCGATAAAAGAAGAACCGTTTTACGATATACCTAGAATTGATGTCCTCAGCAGTTTCATGCTCATTCAAGCGTGACAAATAGTATGAGGACAGTTTGTTTTAACAGAAATGGTTTGTCTTATCCAATTTATAATCAAGGCCACTATAAGCCATGCCCAAAACTGTTCTTATATCGAGAGTTGAGTGTAtttcccttttttcttgaaaaattcaccaTATTTCCTCTGTTTACAGAGATTTTGtttccaaaattggtaacgtagctCATGTACGAGCCCCCTCGAAATTGATCAATCAGCCAATTACAGTAACTCATTATTATCTTTAATAAACATAGCaataaaaactaatatatttttcaacttttaaataaaataatagtaaagtaaaaaaaataaaaataatattctaaagtctcaaataaacaataattagatTATGTGAAAAAATAGTGCATTGATTGCCAATAGGTAAATAAATTGAAGGCGAGTGTCATCATTCGATATATAATATAATGATACTTTTAGTAGAGGGTAATTTACAGTATGGGTTTCGAAACTCGAGCCAACCTTTTCAAACATTCGGAAAGGATAAAATTATAGTGAAGAAGGTCGGCATGCTAAAAGAGTGTAATATAGGACGATTACGTTTCTCTGCATTATTATTAAAAGATCAATATCGCGTGAGACTTCTTTGTTAATTCAAGATCATCCTGCACGAAACTTTGAAAGTGACGAATATTATATATTGTATGCGCATTTCGTCCTCGTGATGAATTTAATTACACtgcaatcaaatttatttattttcgccTGACAATTAgaatttctgtgttttttttttatatattagaaaATTCCGCATACAGGCGATTTTACACgccgattttttataaatatacaacaGAATTATTAGACATATTACACTTGTAGTCAGAAAGGAACAATGAACATACCTTGAGATTCGACCAAATGTATTCAGTTGCGGAATCTCCTTTTTACTGGCATAATAAACtggttttagtagaaatatcgatcttttttaatattgatcttttttaataaagagtTCTGACCAAATTTTAgtcttttacaaaatatttttaaaaaggaaactaAAGACTGATCTGTTTAGAATAGAAaccgaatttgtttataaattttcaaaaaacattggaaaatataatttttgatgaaaatatcttAATGGTAAAAGGGCGTAAcacagtaaattattttttttgtagaaacaacatttttatgtaaaaaataatatgaaaaaaggaGCGTGTTATGGCTCTAATAAAGCAAaattatatttgtcaaaaaagttgataaaatttttttaatttgcagcagTTTTAAAGGGccttgcaaatatttcaaaaagatttaaaataatttcacaagattttagaaacattttaaatattcgacaatgatttcaaaaaggtGTGTAAAtccaatttctaaatttcaatagacttaaaataatttaaaaacctgtcagaagatttcaaagattaaccaaagatttcatttatttcaaaggttttaaacatACTTAACATAGACTTCAAACTTTCTCAAACAATTTaaggagattttaaaagattttctaatatttcacaaagttttcaaagattccaaaaagcatgtacattagatttcaaagatttcacattttttaatattttaaattttcaaacggttTCAAAAGACCTTGTATATCggatctaaaagattttaaattatcaaagaattttaaacgatttttaaagatttaaaaagcttctttgaagatttacaaagtttttaaacgattttaaaaaatttttctatgattttaaaggTCTtagaaaattctaagaattttaaggatttagcaatgattaaaagtttacaaaattacaTATCTAAAATGTTGTCAGTGACttgcaaatttcattttgaattttgacaacaTCAGTTGGAGTTAAGTAACAACTTGACAAATATTATCGGATTCTGCAGTAACCTTCAAATTAGcatctttaatatttataaaaagtgaataataattatcaatgtcTTCCACTGAAGTATTTCATTAAATGCAGCAATACAGAAATTGCTGGCCACGAAAAAATTGGCTCAAAGTGCAAAACCTGAATAATTCAACcatgttcatttttcaattctatTGTTTATTAACTTcctcaatatttgatgtttttgaattttttctgatgtATTTCAATCAATAGACAGCATTGCAACCATTTTTAAAGGGTagataaacataaatttaaaaacactaatatgactataaaactgtttttttttttgccatttcatttgtttaaatctgtaaagacaaattaaagaagatgaaagactgaaattttaattaaaatgttccaGATTCTATCCTTTGCCCTTTTGGCAGTTGTAGCAGCTGATGTTTCCCATCTTAGAAGCCCATACCCACTAGTCAAGATTTTAAGACAGGCACATGATGCTTCCCCTGATGGTTCCTACAAGTATGCATATGAAACCGAAAATGGAATCGTAGCTGAGCAATCTGGACAACCAGGACCAGTGGGTCCTGAGGGACCCGCTGTTGTAGCTCGAGGAAGTTACAAATATGTTGGAGATGACGGAGTGACATACGAAGTAAAATACGTCGCGGACGAAACTGGATTTCATCCCGAAGGAGTGCACATTCCTCTCGTTCCGGAAGTCATTGAACGTTCTTTGAAATTCAACGCAGCTCATCCTGAAACTCATTATAATAATGGTTTTGTGCATAACACAGTCACCACTCGACCCAAACCATTCCGTCACTGATTTCATTACTCACTTCAATTGATAAATACATAttatcacttcaaattattattttacttatcaCCGAG carries:
- the LOC117167571 gene encoding larval cuticle protein 65Ag1-like yields the protein MKFLILSFALLAVVAADVSHLRSPYPLVKILRQAHDASPDGSYKYAYETENGIVAEQSGQPGPVGPEGPAVVARGSYKYVGDDGVTYEVKYVADETGFHPEGVHIPLVPEVIERSLKFNAAHPETHYNNGFVHNTVTTRPKPFRH